The following coding sequences are from one Pseudomonas oryzae window:
- a CDS encoding LabA-like NYN domain-containing protein, giving the protein MKKIALFADVQNLYYTVRQAHGCHFNYAALWAEVAARGQIVEAHAYAIERGDPRQQQFQQTLRRLGFTVKLKPYIQRSDGSAKGDWDVGITIDVLDAAARVDEVVLASGDGDFDLLLERVRRGGAEATVYGVPGLTAQSLMRAADRYVPIEGDLLLRG; this is encoded by the coding sequence GTTCGCCAGGCGCATGGTTGCCACTTCAACTATGCCGCGCTGTGGGCCGAGGTGGCGGCGCGCGGGCAGATCGTCGAGGCCCACGCCTACGCCATCGAACGCGGCGACCCGCGCCAGCAGCAGTTCCAGCAGACCCTGCGCAGGCTCGGCTTCACCGTGAAGCTCAAGCCGTACATCCAGCGCAGCGACGGCAGCGCCAAGGGCGACTGGGACGTCGGCATCACCATCGACGTGCTCGACGCCGCGGCGCGGGTCGACGAGGTGGTGCTGGCCTCCGGCGACGGCGACTTCGACCTGCTGCTCGAGCGCGTGCGCCGCGGTGGCGCCGAGGCCACCGTGTACGGCGTGCCGGGGCTCACCGCGCAGTCGCTGATGCGTGCAGCCGACCGCTACGTGCCGATCGAGGGCGACCTGCTGCTGCGCGGCTGA
- a CDS encoding DEAD/DEAH box helicase translates to MTFASLGLIDPLLRTLDALDYKTPTPVQSQAIPAVLKGRDLMAAAQTGTGKTAGFALPLLQRLSQVGVVAPNCVRALILVPTRELAEQVHESFRVYGQHLPLRTLAAYGGVSINPQMMRLRKGVDVLVATPGRLLDLFRQNAVRFEQVEFLVLDEADRMLDLGFARELNELFAMLPRRRQTLLFSATFSETIRELARVLLRDPLSIEVSPRNTAAQSVKQWLIPVDKKRKSELFLHLLKARRWGQVLVFVKTRKGVDELVGELQRLGVSADAIHGDKPQPARLRALERFKAGEVQVLVATDVAARGLDIDDLPLVVNFDLPIVAEDYVHRIGRTGRAGATGEALSLVCADEVQLLAAIELLIRQVLPRRDEPDFVPDHRVPQTTIDGQVLKKPKKPKAPKVEFGKPGKAAKPLGNWIDSSAPKVKSVRKMPSLSGGAKRPAGPAKKK, encoded by the coding sequence ATGACCTTCGCCTCCCTCGGCCTGATCGATCCGCTGCTGCGCACGCTCGACGCCCTCGACTATAAAACGCCCACCCCGGTGCAGAGCCAGGCGATCCCCGCCGTGCTCAAGGGCCGCGACCTGATGGCGGCGGCGCAGACCGGCACCGGCAAGACCGCCGGCTTCGCCCTGCCGCTGCTGCAGCGCCTGAGCCAGGTCGGCGTAGTGGCGCCCAACTGCGTGCGTGCGCTGATCCTGGTGCCGACCCGCGAGCTGGCCGAGCAGGTCCACGAGAGCTTCCGCGTCTACGGCCAGCACCTGCCGCTGCGCACCCTGGCCGCCTACGGCGGGGTCAGCATCAACCCGCAGATGATGCGCCTGCGCAAGGGCGTCGACGTGCTGGTAGCCACCCCCGGCCGCCTGCTCGACCTGTTCCGCCAGAATGCGGTGCGCTTCGAGCAGGTAGAGTTCCTGGTGCTCGACGAGGCCGACCGCATGCTCGACCTCGGTTTCGCCCGCGAGCTCAACGAGCTGTTCGCCATGCTGCCGCGGCGCCGGCAGACCCTGCTGTTCTCGGCGACCTTCTCCGAGACCATCCGCGAGCTGGCCCGCGTGCTGCTGCGCGACCCGCTGTCGATCGAGGTCAGCCCGCGCAACACCGCGGCGCAGAGCGTCAAGCAGTGGCTGATCCCGGTGGACAAGAAGCGCAAGTCCGAGCTGTTCCTGCACCTGCTCAAGGCGCGGCGCTGGGGCCAGGTGCTGGTGTTCGTCAAGACCCGCAAAGGCGTCGACGAGCTGGTCGGCGAGCTGCAGCGCCTGGGCGTTTCCGCCGACGCGATCCACGGCGACAAGCCGCAGCCGGCGCGCCTGCGCGCGCTGGAGCGCTTCAAGGCCGGCGAGGTGCAGGTGCTGGTGGCCACCGACGTGGCGGCGCGCGGCCTGGACATCGACGACCTGCCGCTGGTGGTCAACTTCGACCTGCCGATCGTCGCCGAGGACTACGTGCACCGCATCGGCCGTACCGGCCGCGCCGGCGCGACGGGCGAGGCGCTGTCGCTGGTGTGCGCCGACGAGGTGCAGCTGCTCGCCGCCATCGAGCTGCTGATCCGCCAGGTGCTGCCGCGTCGCGACGAGCCGGACTTCGTCCCCGACCACCGCGTGCCGCAGACCACCATCGACGGCCAGGTGCTGAAGAAGCCGAAGAAACCCAAGGCGCCCAAGGTCGAATTCGGCAAGCCGGGCAAGGCCGCCAAGCCGCTGGGCAACTGGATCGACAGCAGCGCGCCCAAGGTCAAGTCGGTGCGCAAGATGCCGAGCCTGAGCGGCGGCGCCAAGCGTCCGGCCGGCCCGGCCAAGAAGAAGTGA
- a CDS encoding double zinc ribbon domain-containing protein, translated as MNKAQRRSEKFFRLALWAVAVVFAGFLINLGGALVRNLPLVEQRYAVEDFIDAAASQRIEQEIKQQRNLAEEAEDAVEQSRLKLEAAEQNSQTARDSLSAWLASRQVTQQAERDAELLQRTEALEHLQLAERQSRAAVEAEQQRLLDARQAQQRAQRQLDELRSAAFEQMSSEQSAQELKVFLTRLALTLPLLLIAGWLFARQRQSTWWPFVWGYIYFALFVFFVELVPYLPSYGGYVRNIVGVVITVLVGRQAIISFNRYRQRQLEAEARPDAERRQQISYDTSLLRLAKKVCPGCERPVELDNPQIDFCPHCGLSLFDHCTQCQTRKSAFARFCFACGAGASQPQA; from the coding sequence ATGAACAAGGCCCAGCGCCGCTCCGAGAAGTTCTTCCGCCTCGCCCTGTGGGCGGTGGCGGTGGTGTTCGCCGGCTTCCTGATCAACCTCGGCGGCGCGCTGGTGAGGAACCTGCCGCTGGTCGAGCAGCGCTATGCGGTCGAGGACTTCATCGACGCCGCCGCGAGCCAGCGCATCGAGCAGGAGATCAAGCAGCAGCGCAATCTGGCCGAGGAGGCCGAGGACGCGGTGGAGCAGAGCCGCCTCAAGCTGGAAGCCGCCGAGCAGAACAGCCAGACCGCGCGCGACAGCCTGAGCGCCTGGCTGGCCAGCCGCCAGGTCACCCAGCAGGCCGAGCGCGACGCCGAGCTGCTGCAGCGCACCGAGGCGCTCGAACACCTGCAGCTGGCCGAGCGCCAGTCGCGCGCCGCGGTGGAGGCCGAGCAGCAGCGCCTGCTCGACGCCCGGCAGGCGCAGCAGCGTGCCCAGCGTCAGCTCGACGAGCTGCGCAGCGCCGCCTTTGAGCAGATGAGCAGCGAACAGAGCGCGCAGGAGCTCAAGGTGTTCCTGACCCGCCTGGCGCTCACCCTGCCGCTGCTGCTGATCGCCGGCTGGCTGTTCGCCCGCCAGCGCCAGAGCACCTGGTGGCCCTTCGTGTGGGGCTACATCTACTTCGCCCTGTTCGTGTTCTTCGTCGAACTGGTGCCCTACCTGCCGAGCTACGGCGGCTACGTGCGCAACATCGTCGGCGTGGTGATCACCGTGCTGGTCGGCCGCCAGGCGATCATCTCCTTCAACCGCTACCGCCAGCGCCAGCTGGAGGCCGAGGCCAGGCCCGACGCGGAGCGACGCCAGCAGATCAGCTACGACACCTCGCTGCTGCGCCTGGCGAAGAAGGTCTGCCCCGGCTGCGAGCGGCCGGTCGAGCTGGACAACCCGCAGATCGACTTCTGCCCGCACTGCGGGCTCAGCCTGTTCGACCACTGCACGCAGTGCCAGACGCGCAAGAGCGCCTTCGCCCGCTTCTGCTTCGCCTGCGGCGCCGGCGCCAGCCAGCCGCAGGCGTAG
- a CDS encoding pyridoxal phosphate-dependent aminotransferase translates to MIVSKLPNVGTTIFTTMSQLAAQSGAINLSQGFPDFDGPQALREAVGRHVMAGHNQYAPMTGLPALREQVAAKIARSYGRTVDMDAEVTITPGATEAIFCAVQALVRPGDEVIVFDPCYDSYEPSVELAGGRCVHVPLALPDFAIDWDQLSDAISPRTRLIIINSPHNPSGALISRAELDLLAALIRDRDIYLISDEVYEHLVFDGVQHASVLAHEELYQRACVVSSFGKTYHVTGWKTGYVVAPPALSAELRKVHQFVTFCGITPLQWALADYMSAHPEHVDELPAFYQAKRDLFCDLLKGSRFAFKRTPGTYFQLADYSAIRDDLNDVEMSLWLTREHGVATIPVSVFYQDAPKDLRLVRFCFAKREETLRQAADKLCRV, encoded by the coding sequence ATGATCGTCAGCAAGCTGCCCAACGTCGGCACCACCATCTTCACCACCATGTCCCAGCTCGCCGCGCAGAGCGGCGCCATCAACCTGTCGCAGGGTTTCCCCGACTTCGACGGCCCGCAGGCGCTGCGCGAGGCGGTCGGCCGCCACGTGATGGCCGGGCACAACCAGTACGCGCCGATGACCGGCCTGCCGGCGCTGCGCGAGCAGGTCGCGGCGAAGATCGCCCGCAGCTACGGCCGCACGGTGGACATGGACGCCGAGGTGACCATCACTCCCGGCGCCACCGAGGCGATCTTCTGCGCGGTGCAGGCGCTGGTGCGCCCGGGCGACGAGGTGATCGTCTTCGATCCCTGCTACGACAGCTACGAGCCCTCGGTGGAGCTGGCCGGCGGGCGCTGCGTGCACGTGCCGCTGGCCCTGCCGGATTTCGCCATCGACTGGGACCAGCTCAGCGATGCGATCAGCCCGCGCACCCGCCTGATCATCATCAACAGCCCGCACAACCCCAGCGGCGCGCTGATTTCCCGTGCCGAGCTGGATCTGCTGGCGGCGCTGATCCGCGACCGCGACATCTACCTGATCAGCGACGAGGTCTACGAGCACCTGGTGTTCGACGGCGTGCAGCATGCCAGCGTGCTGGCCCACGAGGAGCTGTACCAGCGCGCCTGTGTGGTCAGCTCGTTCGGCAAGACCTACCACGTCACCGGCTGGAAGACCGGCTACGTGGTGGCACCGCCGGCGCTGTCCGCCGAGCTGCGCAAGGTCCACCAGTTCGTCACCTTCTGCGGCATCACCCCGCTGCAGTGGGCGCTGGCCGACTACATGAGCGCCCATCCCGAGCACGTCGACGAGCTGCCGGCCTTCTACCAGGCCAAGCGCGACCTGTTCTGCGACCTGCTCAAGGGCTCGCGCTTCGCCTTCAAGCGCACCCCCGGCACCTACTTCCAGCTGGCCGACTACTCGGCGATCCGCGACGACCTGAACGACGTCGAGATGTCGCTGTGGCTGACCCGCGAGCATGGCGTGGCGACCATCCCGGTGTCGGTGTTCTACCAGGATGCGCCCAAGGACCTGCGCCTGGTGCGCTTCTGCTTCGCCAAGCGCGAGGAGACCCTGCGCCAGGCCGCCGACAAGCTGTGCCGGGTATGA
- a CDS encoding amidohydrolase: MRDLTTLPDLKLALVQTAPVWQDPAANHAHFARLLDQAEGADLVILPEMFSTGFSMDAAALAEAEDGPSRAWLLAQAARLNAVVVGSVITRAADGSYRNRLYWARPDGSCAHYDKRHLFRMAGEHEHYAPGEQRVLLEVKGWQVRPLVCYDLRFPVWSRDPHDTDLLLYIASWPAARRNPWNRLLPARGIENLCYVAAVNRIGADGNGYPHAGDSQVLDFMGDSLLDAGDAEGVFHVTLSAVALAKFRTRFPAYRDADEFELKL; the protein is encoded by the coding sequence ATGCGTGATCTGACAACCCTGCCCGACCTCAAGCTGGCCCTGGTGCAGACCGCCCCGGTCTGGCAGGACCCGGCCGCCAACCATGCCCACTTCGCCCGCCTGCTCGACCAGGCCGAGGGCGCCGACCTGGTGATCCTGCCGGAGATGTTCAGCACCGGCTTCTCGATGGACGCCGCGGCGCTGGCCGAGGCCGAGGACGGCCCGAGCCGCGCCTGGCTGCTGGCGCAGGCCGCGCGGCTGAATGCCGTGGTGGTCGGCAGCGTGATCACCCGCGCCGCCGACGGCAGCTACCGCAACCGCCTGTACTGGGCGCGCCCGGACGGCAGCTGCGCGCACTACGACAAGCGTCACCTGTTCCGCATGGCCGGCGAGCACGAGCACTACGCGCCCGGCGAGCAGCGCGTGTTGCTGGAAGTGAAGGGCTGGCAGGTGCGCCCGCTGGTCTGCTACGACCTGCGCTTCCCGGTGTGGAGCCGCGACCCGCACGACACCGACCTGCTGCTGTACATCGCCAGTTGGCCGGCGGCGCGGCGCAACCCGTGGAACCGCCTGCTGCCGGCGCGCGGCATCGAGAACCTGTGCTACGTGGCGGCGGTCAACCGCATCGGCGCCGACGGCAACGGCTATCCGCACGCCGGCGACAGCCAGGTGCTCGACTTCATGGGCGACAGCCTGCTGGACGCCGGCGACGCCGAGGGGGTGTTCCACGTCACCCTGTCCGCCGTCGCGCTGGCCAAGTTCCGCACGCGCTTCCCGGCGTACCGCGATGCCGACGAGTTCGAGCTGAAGCTCTGA
- the sorU gene encoding SorU family sulfite dehydrogenase c-type cytochrome subunit, which yields MDRQALTGAALSLLLAAPALADEALLAQGRQVFLEQAQPSCSLCHTLREAGASGAVGPDLDQLRPDAARVAAAVRNGLGVMPPFAASLSDEQIRAVAHYVSSVAGQ from the coding sequence ATGGATCGCCAAGCGCTGACCGGCGCGGCCCTGAGCCTGTTGCTCGCCGCGCCCGCCCTGGCCGACGAAGCCCTGCTCGCCCAGGGCCGCCAGGTGTTCCTCGAACAGGCGCAGCCGTCCTGCAGCCTGTGCCATACGCTGCGCGAGGCCGGTGCCAGCGGCGCGGTCGGCCCCGACCTCGACCAGCTCAGGCCCGACGCCGCGCGGGTGGCGGCGGCGGTGCGCAACGGCCTGGGCGTGATGCCGCCGTTCGCCGCAAGCCTCAGCGACGAGCAGATCCGCGCCGTGGCCCACTACGTGTCGAGCGTGGCGGGGCAGTGA
- the sorT gene encoding SorT family sulfite dehydrogenase catalytic subunit, producing MPEPIDLRRRQLLAGTATAIAAVSLCGLPWRVQAQEILPLPDYAKWKRADTLIVHSANTLETRRDSIGSSVVTASDRLFVRNNLPAPDAAIVVSPDAWSVDFAGVRQPRSLTVAELKSLGVTTVASVLQCSGNGRGFFPHKPSGTPWTVGAAGCVFWSGVPLKTVVEVLGGVEDGMAFITGTGGETLPPGVDAATVVVERSVPLRALEQALLAWELNGEPIALAHGGPLRLVIPGYYGVNNIKYVRQLAFTAAETQANIQSKGYRLRPVGVQGAPDQPSMWEMNVKSWISQPLEQARAGRVVVQGVAFGGARAVKSVEVSLDGGQSWRPAPFVGPDLGPYAWRPFVLTAELAPGSYSLASRATDVAGNVQPRERLDNDNGFAHNGWEDHAVRLSVV from the coding sequence ATGCCGGAACCCATCGATCTGCGCCGCCGCCAGTTGCTGGCGGGCACGGCCACCGCCATCGCCGCCGTCAGCCTGTGCGGCCTGCCGTGGCGGGTGCAGGCCCAGGAAATCCTGCCCCTGCCGGACTACGCCAAGTGGAAGCGCGCCGACACGCTGATCGTGCACAGCGCCAACACCCTGGAAACCCGCCGCGACAGCATCGGCAGCAGCGTGGTCACCGCCAGCGACCGGCTGTTCGTGCGCAACAACCTGCCGGCACCGGATGCCGCCATCGTCGTTAGCCCCGACGCCTGGAGCGTCGACTTCGCCGGCGTCAGACAGCCGCGCAGCCTGACCGTGGCCGAGCTGAAGAGCCTCGGCGTGACAACCGTGGCCAGCGTGCTGCAGTGCTCGGGCAACGGCCGCGGCTTCTTCCCGCACAAGCCGAGCGGCACGCCCTGGACGGTCGGCGCGGCCGGCTGCGTGTTCTGGAGCGGGGTGCCGCTGAAGACGGTGGTCGAGGTACTGGGTGGCGTCGAGGACGGCATGGCCTTCATCACCGGCACCGGCGGCGAGACCCTGCCCCCCGGGGTGGATGCGGCCACCGTGGTGGTCGAACGCTCGGTGCCGCTGCGCGCCCTGGAGCAGGCGCTGCTGGCCTGGGAGCTGAACGGCGAACCGATCGCCCTGGCCCACGGCGGCCCGCTGCGCCTGGTGATCCCCGGCTACTACGGGGTCAACAACATCAAGTACGTCAGGCAGCTGGCCTTCACCGCCGCGGAGACCCAGGCCAACATCCAGAGCAAGGGCTACCGCCTGCGCCCGGTCGGGGTGCAGGGCGCACCGGACCAGCCGTCGATGTGGGAGATGAACGTCAAGTCGTGGATCAGCCAGCCGCTGGAGCAGGCCAGGGCCGGCCGGGTGGTGGTCCAGGGCGTGGCCTTCGGCGGCGCGCGGGCGGTGAAGAGCGTCGAGGTGTCGCTCGACGGCGGGCAGAGCTGGCGCCCGGCGCCCTTCGTCGGCCCGGATCTCGGCCCCTACGCCTGGCGGCCGTTCGTGCTGACCGCGGAGCTGGCGCCCGGCAGCTACAGCCTGGCCAGCCGCGCCACCGACGTCGCCGGCAACGTGCAGCCGCGCGAGCGCCTGGACAACGACAATGGCTTCGCCCACAACGGCTGGGAAGACCACGCGGTGAGGCTCAGCGTGGTCTGA
- a CDS encoding flavin reductase family protein: MKEFLPLAEVYAILEPGPVVLLGTAQDGRANLMPMSWHCMLEFEPPLVGCVVSAANHSFAALQATGECVLNVPSLELLDQLVACGNSHGDQLDKFARFGLSAVPSAQVTVPRVEECWANLECRVLDRQLVGSYNFFILEVLQAWHDPTVKAPRTLHHRGYGKFMVAGEEVQSGSKMR, translated from the coding sequence ATGAAAGAGTTCCTGCCCCTGGCCGAAGTCTACGCCATCCTCGAACCCGGCCCGGTGGTACTGCTCGGCACCGCGCAGGATGGGCGCGCCAACCTGATGCCGATGTCCTGGCACTGCATGCTGGAATTCGAGCCGCCGCTGGTCGGTTGCGTGGTCAGCGCGGCCAATCACTCCTTCGCCGCGCTGCAGGCGACCGGCGAGTGCGTGCTCAACGTGCCGAGCCTCGAGCTGCTCGATCAGCTGGTGGCCTGCGGCAACAGCCATGGCGATCAGCTCGACAAGTTCGCCCGGTTCGGCCTCAGCGCCGTGCCTTCGGCGCAGGTCACCGTGCCGCGCGTCGAGGAGTGCTGGGCCAACCTCGAGTGCCGGGTGCTCGATCGCCAGTTGGTCGGCAGCTACAACTTCTTCATCCTCGAGGTGCTACAGGCCTGGCATGACCCGACGGTGAAGGCGCCGCGCACCCTGCATCATCGCGGCTACGGCAAGTTCATGGTCGCCGGCGAGGAAGTGCAGAGCGGCTCGAAGATGCGCTAG
- a CDS encoding DUF2784 domain-containing protein produces MHWGLAADALLVLHLGFVLFALFGGLLVAWRRGFLLLHPPAAAWAIFVELTGHGCPLTGWEQQLRLRAGEAGYSEGFVEHYLLPLLYPDWLTLPVQYVLAAFVLLVNLAVYAWVWRRRLR; encoded by the coding sequence ATGCACTGGGGCCTGGCCGCCGACGCCCTCCTCGTCCTGCACCTGGGCTTCGTGCTGTTCGCCCTGTTCGGCGGCCTGCTGGTGGCATGGCGGCGCGGCTTCCTGCTGCTGCATCCGCCGGCGGCGGCCTGGGCGATCTTCGTCGAGCTGACCGGCCACGGCTGCCCGCTCACCGGCTGGGAGCAGCAGCTGCGCCTGCGCGCCGGCGAGGCCGGCTACAGCGAGGGCTTCGTCGAGCACTACCTGCTGCCGCTGCTCTACCCGGACTGGCTGACCCTGCCGGTGCAGTACGTGCTGGCGGCCTTCGTCCTGCTGGTCAACCTCGCGGTGTACGCCTGGGTGTGGCGGCGCCGGCTGCGCTAG
- a CDS encoding cupin domain-containing protein, which yields MDRAALKHFDTPDEVREFPLGRLELITIGGATLGRAIFEPGWRWATSVQPIAKTRSCTAPHFQYHVSGVLHILMDDGSEFDCRPGDVSLLPAGHDAWVVGDEPAVVVDFQGMLDYARAH from the coding sequence ATGGACAGGGCGGCACTCAAGCATTTCGACACCCCGGACGAGGTTCGGGAATTTCCCCTCGGCCGGCTCGAGCTGATCACCATCGGCGGCGCCACGCTCGGCCGCGCCATCTTCGAGCCCGGCTGGCGCTGGGCGACCTCGGTGCAACCCATCGCCAAGACCCGCAGCTGCACGGCGCCGCACTTCCAGTACCACGTCTCCGGCGTGCTGCACATCCTGATGGACGACGGCAGCGAGTTCGACTGCCGGCCGGGCGACGTGTCGCTGCTGCCCGCCGGCCACGACGCCTGGGTGGTTGGCGACGAGCCGGCGGTGGTGGTCGACTTCCAGGGCATGCTCGACTACGCGCGGGCCCACTAG
- a CDS encoding MFS transporter produces MPAQTLLSLPLLALALGGFVVGSSEYIIMGLLPEMARDLGVSLADAGLLVSAYAMGVVVGAPLLGPLLGRLPRKQALLWLMGAYTLGTLACALAPDYAWLIAARLFTAISHAGFFGCATLLAAELAPPQRRASAMALVLSGLTIANVLGVPLGAWFGQASGWRMTFFAVAGCGLLTLLAQWAWLPRGLGAPSHGGGAWSGVLRRPVLHALGICCLSSVALFSVFTYISPLLREAGGLSASLSNTGLLVFGVGLTLGNLLGGRLADRGLRHAVPLALGASALALLGLFALIDTTPAAMTLLLLWGMASFALSSPLQLLLVEQAGDSAGLAATLSHAAFNLGNACGAWFGGLWLGAQFGLANLPLLGVALLLASVAAAWPLPRLRPARERLGLR; encoded by the coding sequence GCTGGCCCTCGCCCTCGGCGGCTTCGTGGTCGGCAGCAGCGAATACATCATCATGGGCCTGTTGCCCGAGATGGCCCGCGACCTCGGCGTCAGCCTGGCCGACGCCGGCCTGCTGGTCAGCGCCTATGCCATGGGCGTGGTGGTCGGCGCGCCGCTGCTCGGCCCGCTACTGGGGCGCCTGCCGCGCAAGCAGGCGCTGCTGTGGCTGATGGGCGCCTACACCCTCGGCACCCTCGCCTGCGCCCTGGCGCCGGACTACGCCTGGCTGATCGCCGCCCGGCTGTTCACCGCGATCAGCCATGCCGGCTTCTTCGGCTGCGCCACCCTGCTCGCCGCCGAACTCGCGCCACCGCAGCGGCGCGCCTCGGCGATGGCCCTGGTGCTCAGCGGCCTGACCATCGCCAACGTGCTCGGCGTGCCGCTGGGCGCCTGGTTCGGCCAGGCCAGCGGCTGGCGGATGACCTTCTTCGCCGTGGCCGGCTGCGGCCTGCTCACCCTGCTCGCCCAGTGGGCGTGGCTGCCGCGCGGCCTGGGTGCGCCCAGTCACGGCGGCGGCGCCTGGAGCGGCGTGCTGCGCCGCCCGGTGCTGCACGCGCTGGGCATCTGCTGCCTGTCCTCGGTGGCGCTGTTCAGCGTGTTCACCTACATCAGCCCGCTGCTGCGCGAGGCCGGCGGCCTGTCGGCCAGCCTCAGCAACACCGGCCTCTTGGTGTTCGGCGTCGGCCTGACCCTCGGCAACCTGCTCGGCGGCCGCCTGGCCGACCGCGGCCTGCGCCACGCGGTGCCGCTGGCGCTGGGCGCAAGCGCGCTGGCCCTGCTCGGCCTGTTCGCGCTCATCGACACCACGCCGGCAGCCATGACCCTGCTGCTGCTCTGGGGCATGGCCAGCTTCGCGCTGTCCTCGCCACTGCAGCTGTTGCTGGTCGAGCAGGCCGGCGACTCGGCCGGTCTGGCCGCCACCCTGAGCCACGCCGCCTTCAACCTCGGCAACGCCTGCGGCGCCTGGTTCGGCGGCCTGTGGCTGGGCGCCCAGTTCGGTCTGGCCAACCTGCCGCTGCTGGGCGTCGCCCTGCTGCTGGCCAGCGTCGCCGCCGCCTGGCCGCTGCCGCGCCTGCGCCCGGCGCGCGAGCGCCTGGGCCTGCGCTGA